A region of the Cardiocondyla obscurior isolate alpha-2009 linkage group LG03, Cobs3.1, whole genome shotgun sequence genome:
AAGAAAGTGTTTGGCGGATCAATGGTCTGTGCAGGTGGTAGCACTTCCAGGGCTTTTAAAAGAGCTGCTTCTAACTGCCcttcacttttattttctgaaacataattatttgtataaaatgtatataatacaatgatcgctgtgaaaataattttcaaataatatattagacATTTTGTAATGGAATAAATCAGAAAGACTTACTTTTCGATTCTCGGCTCGGCCATTTGGGTTCATCATTATTTGGCTCGGCTCGGCGAAATCGTTATAAAAGAATGTTAAGTAATGTTTTTGTTAGCGACACGTATTTTACTATGTGCAAAacttttattgtattatatttagtaATGTAATagtaatgtaaatatatttagttaagTATCTACTTGTATTTTTAACTGGTATTTTAGATGTCTCATTGATATTTTGTGAAGAACTGCTGCTTGTGGAAATTTCTTGAACAGTTGGACTTAACATTGATTCCTGAAATGATTCCTGAATCGTAATACGTGATTGAAAAAGATCTGCATTTTCTTCATGTGGCGTTTCATAATTCACGTTTGTCAAATCTGACAATGAACTCACAGTTCTGAAAGAAAATCTTAtcattaacattttaacattacaacaaagatataaaagtttatatataaaaaagaacttaCTGTCGTGTTTCCAAAACATCGCTTAAAAACGCCATCATAtcataaaatctaaatttcgttttttttacgttaacaGCTGCAGAGTCTGACCCACTAGGAATGTAGCTTTTCATCTTTTTGCGTGCTTTCAAATAATTGTCCCTCAAATATTTCCAACGAGCTTTTGCTTTTTCGGGATTAAGAGCTcctaaaaaattcaattattaaattaataatacatttgtaACATATGAAATATCTACACATAatgtgtattaaatatttgtacaataCCTCCTAAAAGATTAGAAACTTCTTTCCATAAAGAgttttttcgtaaattagtTCTGGTTGCTGCAGGTAATCTAAAATCGTACAGCGCTTTTCTAGTCTTCACTGCACCAATTAAAAGTTCATCCAAACTATCATTTGCCGGGCTTTCTGTGGCCTTTGCTCCatctgtaattattaaatatagatattcaattattaaataatatatatgtggCTTGAAGCCACGAACAGGTAATTAACtacagaccccgcgccgcgaccaccaccgttcgcccgAAACAATCGCGCGGCCCCGATCATATTTAAGTTACGCGCGgaccgaccagccgcccgcggcgagtaGCGCGGATCTACGCAACAAGgaacatgggccgcccaaccgcccacaccgcgcaccgccacccgaccgctcgggagtgggggcccccactcccgggcccacgggtatataagccgcctcgagcgcagacgaggcaccttttccgcgctggggagcatcccagcatccgatcctccaggacttgggcgctcccaagtcTTCCTCGatcgggctcacccggccttcgaaaccgacttcgccctacgagactcgggcgctcccgagccttccttcgaccgggcgctcccggttTTCCTCGACACCGgtatctccgagactcgggcgctcccgagccttccttcgtccgggcgctcccggccgtcctcgacaccgacatctccgagactcgggcgctcccgagccttccttcgaccgggcgctcccggttttcctcgacaccgacatctccgagactcgggcgctcccgagccttccgtCGACCGGGCGcgcccggccatcctcgacaccgacatctccgagactcgggcgctcccgagccgtccttcgaccgggcgctcccggccgtcctcggcACCGACATccccgagactcgggcgctcccgactctctttctctcaccgACACGGCCCTAGCATTCCGGCTCATAGGCAAATTACGTCGCGGCACCGCCGACTCGCGTaacgcgaagcctgtacgaccgatacggcccgaaCGGCCTAGCTTGTAATCCGCACCGCCGATTCGCGACCGCGGagcctgtacgaccgatacggcccgaaCGGCCTAGCTTGTAATCCgcaccgccgactcgcgaccgcggagccTGTACGACCGACACGGCCCGAACGGCCTAACCTgcaatccgcgccgccgacccgcgaacgcgaagactgtccgaccgatacggcccggGCGGCCTATCCTGTAACTCGCGTCGCCGACTCGCAACCGCGGAGCCTGTACAACCGCTACGGCCCGTTACATAGGGTACGTCCCAAAGCAACTCGAACTAGCGTTCACTTTGAATCCAGCTCCCGGCGAATGACCGCTTTCGTTCAATTCATCTttagtttattatattgtttgtTATTTTGCTTTCATTCATTCTTAGACTAAGTGTATTATTTGTCtctacattatttcttttcttaataaatctttattttacgttaaccAAGTCTCGGTTCTTTACACTCGCACTCTGGTTTCCGACGAGCTCTCCAAACGCGAAATTCCCgtgttacatatatttaattattataagacaattatatttaaataataaataaaagaagaaaaacgtacATAATGTTACAACATAGTTCTCATCAACAAAGATTTTGTCTTCACCTTCAATGTAATGTTTAAAACAATCATGCTCAAGAAAATTAGTAGAAAACCGAAAAATCCATCCACAATATCCACATTTATGCTGAAAGTGTTCAAACATGCAGcattgaaaaagagaaaaagcaaacagtataaaaaaatgcaagcaGCATaaccaaaaatattaatataagcgATAGTgtttaagataaattaataaattaaaaaaactacTTTTTACTTACTCTTATTTCgtctttatttatatatttttttttttaaattaaaatatatctttgaaCAGAGTCTATTCTTTACTGACAGTTACGTTTTTCACTAATACATGCACAGACACGCTGTTACGCAGTTTGTGCAAACTTTGGCGTATGAATTTTGGGCGTAAAGCGCGAAAAGTAACTAGCAAGACGTGATTGGTTGACGATAGGTACGCAGAATACGCCATCACGCAAGTTACGCTTCATGTAACGGCAGCCTGACAGTACCATAATCAGAAATTGTTCGAGACGTGCCTATGTACTCCAATCGAgcgatgtaatttaatttcagctcttaaaataattgttttgacAGCATTCATATAAAGACTCAATGCTCGCACATCTGTTTTCGGTTTTGTCTCCTAGCGTTTGTTGATGTCTTCGCGTTCTCGCGGCTCTGTTGCTAGGCGAAATGTAGACGTATGTTCCATTGTCTAGCTAGCCTCGTTTTCTCAGTTTTTCAAAGTCGCCGAATTAGCGGTCGAATTCTTCGAAGCATCGAGAATTTTCGCAGTATAAAAGGCCCGGATCTCGGAAGCCGGACACTTAGTCGTCGAGCGTTTCAACGCCTCATCGCGTCTCTGTTTTCTTTGCGTTTTTTCCGAGATACGTATTCTCGTGCTTATAATTTCGCTTTCTTCGCGTTGCTTGCGCGTGCTGTGAATTGTATTCACTTCGGTGGCTTCACATTATaatctgtaaattttatattaaactattCCTTATTCACGAACATTTTTGTCGGATTATTTCTTACACGCGCTTCCAGACAGAAATTGTCTGAGTTCAGACGTGTGAAAAATGAGGATTCAGCTTTGAATCTTTCgacgcgcgttaattaatggAAAATGCAATAGAGATGACTCGAGGTTTGtaacgaaataatatatttttcaacgacGTATATCAAGTAGCTTATAAGTGTATAACCAGAGTATTAGTGACTGATAGCTCGTGCTCGTACGCGATCGCTTTTATATGCTCGCACGAGACTAACGGGAATTTAGCGTTTCGAGCAATTTGAATTTATCGAAGGAATTCGGCGACAACAGTGCAAAACCGAAAATAGGCGAGTTAAATACAAAGCCACCGTAAGTTAGGTGTAGCGCTTGCGCCATCTTGGAAATAACGAAGCGTTGAGTATGAGCCTTAAACTAAGTCTTTATTTACACTTATgtacagtttttaattttggaGTTCGCTCAAATCGCACCGCTAGGGTGCTTCCCACCAAAAACCGAAGAAAACGGGTTAGACCCGACGTTCTCGGTAGAATATATGGGGTGCCGTTAAAGTGACTTTAATCGGCCCCCCATTTCTCGTCCCCCGGGTAGGCGATCGGCTCGGAATCCGAAGCGGACGTAGTTGCCCACGGGTCGGTTTGCGTCCCGACTTCCGTGGTCCGCGGCGCGTGCTGGATCGCCGTACGGGTCCCGCTGGTCTGAGTCCCCTGTGTGGTCGGCAGAGGCCTCGGCGTCGAGGGAAGCCGGTACCGCGGGCTCGTCAAGCGGTAGGCCCGGATGTCGCCGGGGATCAGGGCCGACAGCGGAGGACGCGTCAGCTGCGGCGGCGGTAGCCGCAGTGGACACGGGACCCAAGGCCTTAGCGCCACTGGCGGTAGCCCTCGTGGCAGCAGCGGCAGCACCGGTTGTGACTGTGGAGGTCCGGTTGCTCCGACTTCGGCCTCACGATCAGCAGCGGCTGCCCCGGCGGAAAAGTCTCCACAGCGATGACCCTGGGTGTTAGCGGCCCTGTGGTGCTGTCGGGAGAGCTGGCGTTTTTCGGCTGAGGCTTCCGTCTCCCTCGCTTCACCTTCCGCCTCTTGGGTAGACCAGGGTCCTGGCTACCTACTTCTGCGTTCATGCAGAGTTTGATCGAGACCGAGCCTCTGCGATTACAATTCAAAAGCGGCTAACTTGCGGTGCTTATCTGGCACTATCGGTTAGGATGTGCTCTAAACCGGCTTAATGCAGGCTGAAGCGAAATCCGATCGTTATCTCGCTCCTTAAGTAGGACCTGTGGAGTGATCTTACTTCCGAAAGAGCCGCGCCGCCTAGCGGCGAGCTTTGTACTATTTGGCTTTTCTATGCCTGCCGGGTCACTATCCGGCAGGTGCTTGTGGCGCACTTGCATGGTCGCTGTGGCGCATTTGCATGGTCGCCACACTAGAAATAGAAACGTGACTGATAAATACATTCGTTATGGTATTCGTCGAAAACATACAGAAAGATCGGGAAATAATGTGTATATTCCCTGAATAAGATATTTCGGCAACCGTCGTCCTAATGGTAGacgaaacagaaatatttatcCTAACactttcaagaattttttaatctttcattattttaccAAATACAGTTTAatgatcaaaattttttttgcacaatGCCACTagataaatagaatttttttgaaatcGAACATAATCAGGAAGATTCCCAATAGCAAGGTACACACCATTAAGTACGTGTTTACCTTTTGCAGATCCAATAGGTGTCACAACTTCAAAATCATcctgatataatattaaacgcaATGCATTtggattttctttaaaaaatttattggatTTAAAAGCTTTACCatcagtaaaattttttaacaaatcatCTTCATGTTTTATAGGCATATTAATGTCGAAATCCAGCGATTTATTGTGAAACAATGTCTTTAAAGTTTCTAAAATAGGTATATAGTGAAAGAATTGACCGTTtagtaaaaatttcttttgaggtcaaataaaataaaagtgtgacttataaaattattttcgtaaaaaagtAGTTTTTAGTTCtttagtattaataaaatttgtattatttcgaaaaacattttttttaatttgttctaCTTCTGGAGAaaacaaattactttttttaaaatagtcttttaatttttgtttaactcTTATTTGCTCATgctcatataaaatttttaacttctcAACAATGTACTGAATAGTACTCTCCGGAATAAGATATTGACATTCCAGTTTAAGATAAAAAGTAGACAAAgccttaataaataattcatcatcatcatcatcttCCATAATATCTTCCTCATCACTTATACCATTTTtgtttagaattaaattttgatttgtttcttcaaaaaatttcaattgtaatatattgtcAAGATTATAGTTTAAATCGTCAGTTTCAACCAAAATTCTATGTTTTTTCGTCAAATGTCCTGTAAATGAGCTTACTCTATTATATTTCTTGTCGCAACCGTTATAAGGGCAAGTTACTTCTAATTCATTAACAATATGCTCTTTCAGGTGCTTTATTAATGCCTTGTAAGtgttgactttttttttttacaaatttgcacattgcatataaattttgtcTCATTATCAGACACGCAGAAAGTACATTTATCTTCTACCCGGCTAACGTAAATTTTGTGCGATCGAATAAGATGGGAACGAAGGCTACTCTCGGttgaaaatctaattttacaattttgatACCCACAGTAATAAACAGAGGTAAGGTGACGATGAGATTTTCGATGTCTTAGATGATTTCTGAGATTTTCAGTTTTGTATGTACAAAAACAACAAGAAaacattattacaatattaaatacagaaataatttattgcgtcGCGtgtttttttctgttattacATGCAAATCTGCagaacaaagaaattaaaagttaataagactattatatgtatgtatgtttaACACGCATAAAGTTTGTTTAAGCGTcagatacaaaaaaatatataaatataatacaatagtTTATTCCACTTACCttataattgtatttgcaTACACCATAAAACCGCAGTCGTCTCGTTTGAAAACATTCCACTAATATTATTGCTTCACTGATAAAAGTAACACGAAATATGCACACACGCGATGACTGAGATTTCGCAAGCGAATACATCAAGATCTGCCATCTATAGATAACATTACAATGTGAATATCACGAAAAGTGCTCCGGTTTTGTCTTGTTGCCTAGACACCCTAATACTCGGATGCCTTCGGTTGATTTCACGTCGTCACCAGTCCTTCGTTTATACGACCCGGCCTTGGAGACCGAGTTCCACATTGACGCGAATTCGATAGGGCTGGGCGCCGTGCTGATGCAGCGGGCGAAAAGCGGCGCGTGGGGCCCCATAGCTTAATATAGTTATAAAATTCCCTGGAGAATGGGCTCAACACGTCGATAGGACGCAGTACGTAAATAATAACACCTATCTTTTGGTTGTAAAGGCTGCGTAGGTGGAATTGATACTCGGAATCACCCGAAAGAATCACGCGGATACGCCCTAGACGAGCTTCACTAAACGGCTGATGATGATCAATTCGAGCTTACAATACAAACGGAACGAGGCGCGAGAGACAGCAAAAGCAGCCACGGACGCCGTCTGCACTCATAATATGACGTACGTAGACCAAACGTACTGCAACCCACGAAATATAAAGAAGGTGAATACGTGCTCGTGAGAAATACTCGggtaaaaaaaggagaaaacgcgaaattaaaGGCCAAGTACAAAGGGCTTTACCAAATTGCGAAAGTCTTAGGTAATAACCGCAACGTAGTTAAAGATTGCCACGAGTCTTTTCTCCTTGCGGAAAAAAACCGCGAACAAAATGGCCGGGCGCGGATCTATAATCCGCGCTCAGCTGTGATACAAGAGGTAGCAGGGTCGCTACCGAAATAGCGAGCCTTTTTTCCCGGCCTCGGCCGCTGTCGAGGGCTCTTCGTGCGAGCGCGGACGTCGAATTTTTAACAGACGTGATACGCGATAACGTTGATCTCTATCAAAGCCGGTTCCCCGCGGGGCTCGGCCAGCGACGCTCGAACGCCTGACGAAAGCCACTCGTTAAATCTTTACTCGCTTACCCCTTGGCGAGTCACCAAAATCTACCGGGCCCGGCTGCTCCTTCACGTGGCCGAGTATCGTCCAAACACGTGGCTGTTTACCCGAGTGGCAGAAAACTTTACAAAATAGCAAAAGCCGCAAAGCGAGGTGGAAACCTTATCAAAAATACGTTGCCGTGGCCTCTTGatgttctctctctcacccTGCTCtcaatctttctctctctccctttctcccttcttccctctctcccccctccctctctttcactctttctttccctccctccctccctccctttctcttccCCCTCCTCACCCTCTTTTTGCGGTTCTATATGCATTCGTTTACAGCTCGTATGCGCGCTTATTTTAAATCAACGCGCTTAtacttaaatctttttttttagaaaataccATAATATGGAGTTTCCACCAACTCTAATCTTGATATTCGTAATCAGAGTGAAAAGTTACATAATCCCATGGAGTGACCTTGAATGTCGGGGGTATGGGCTTTTAGAAATTTCACGACGAAGTTTCATGGGTTTTTTGCGTCTAACACCATAATATGGGGTTTCCGCCAACTTTGACCTTGATATTCGTAATCAGGGTAAAAAGTTACATAACCCCACTGAATATCCTTGAAATCAGGGGTAGGCGCTTTTCGGAACTTTATCCAAAACCGCTACCGTAGACGTGAGATTAGAGtatctttctccctttccctttctccttccctttctccctctcttcccctctctttctttctccctttctcttccccctctctctctctttcttctccctccctttatctctccttttcttaacccccttctctccctctttctccctctccctttctctctcccttcctcttttcctccctctctctccttccgtttctccctctctcccccttttttcctccctccctctccctccctcttcccttccttcctccctccctctctcctttctcctctctctctcctccctccctctctctctctctctctctctctctctctctctctctctctctctctctctctctctctctcactctctctctctcttggcCGCTTCTCTTCCACTTCCTGGTAGACTTTTCGTTCGCTGGATAGCTCGTTTGTCACGTCCGTTTTCTACACTCGCTACCACGGAGGAGAGCGAGAACCGCGCtaaatttttcgcgcgcaATGTTGAGCTCTCCGCTTTCGCATTCTTCGTATGGTGAGAACGTTCCGTAGGCTCGACGACATACGGTAGCAACAAAAAATGAAGATTTCGCCCACAATTAGACCACGTCTTCTAGACACTCAAAGGTCCTCCGGAGATTCTTTGACCTCTTCCTGCTCTCCTAAACACAGCGGTCCGTCCGGCACCGCTACGCCATGTAAtggccgcggggagctgcgatAAAACAGGGTAAGCCGCTACGTCACAAGATGTACCGAGAATAAATTACGCGGCGACTTCGCTAGATACGGTTTGGTCTGCTGATTGGATAAAGCTGTGGGTTCGCGCGCTAGTCCCCGTGAACCCCACGCGCGACGCAGACGATAAAAACGACTGACATGTTAAAGCGGGACCTAATATTGTATGTATAACACTTAGGTTCTAAGAAACACTGTACATAGATGTACAGGGTTAATCAGAGTGGATGGAAGCGTGACTTACCATACAAGATGGGTTACTGATTGCGACTTTAGTTTTAGCTCCGCTCCATAGATTGCGGCGCCGTAGAAGACGACTGCGTAATCtgcaatttcaaaaaattaaattaatattatttatttgtgggCTTCAGTGGACTTCCACTCTACCCTTGAAGTGACACTTTTGACgcgttaagtttttttttagtggACTTTTGCCTGTAGCCATATTGTACCACATTTTACGGCCTATTTTGTCAGTATGAAAGccaaatagataaattaaagtcATATTGTGTAAGAgtatatgcaaataaaaactttCATTTACATGCAATTGTGCTCAACATGTCCAcaatttatctattatttcaGCAAATGCTCAAAGTGAGCCCCTTTCATTCTCTCATAAAATACCGCTCTTCTTAATATTGCGCTACGTACCGAGCACAAAATCTGCAGACTTATTGCGCGACATGCTCGCACAATCCTGTCTTTCAGATTTTCTACGCTTTTCGGTCGCGTAACGTACACTTCTTGCTTAACGTGACCCCACAGAAAGAAGTCTAACGGTGTAAGGTTTGGTGAACGCGGCAGCTATTCGTGTGGACCATAAAGACCGATCCAGCGATtaccgaatttttttttcaacaggGCTCTTGTTTTATTGGCCGTGTGCACAGGATGGTTATCTTGTTGGAACCACATATTAATACGTGATTTCAAAAGCACATCGTCCAATAAATTAACAAGGTCCCGTCTAAGAAACCTTCGGTATTGCTTGCCATCAATCTTACCATTGATGAAATAAAGTCCAACGATTTAGTTTCCAAGAATATCCACCCAAACATTCACAGACCACCGGACTTGTGAATGCGCTTGCTGCATTCAGTAAGGATTCTCGGTGGCTCAATAATGTAAGTTATGACGGTTAACTGTGCcattattatgaaaaatacaTTCGTCCGAAAACAgaatgtattttacaaaataatagtCTTGCTCACTTACATTAAGAAGCCGTCAACAATACTGCATTCTGCGAACGTTATCGTTATTACAAAGTTCTTGAGTTAGACTGACCTTATAAAGATGGAAGCAAGCTAACTTTAAAGCTCTGCAAACCGATGCCTGACTTATTTCGATTTCCCAGGCCACGGCTCGCGTACTGACAGTGGGCTCGTTGGCCACTGCCTCTTCGATCAAAGCCGTGTTGATCCGCCGTGCTTGGCCTttacaaatatgaaaataatgttaagagattaacttattttaacaaaagcaatttaattaaatatttacttgTGATCTTAATAGGTCGAAATTGTCCATCCCTTCGTAGTGTCGTCACCAGTCTACCGAACAATTTAAAATGTGGTTGTCTCCGCTCGGGGTATCTTTGAAAATACTCCATGGTGGCTACGAAAGGTTCTTCGTTACATTGTACGTACATGAAGATCATATCTAGCAATTCACTATTCGAAAAGTTGCGTGCCATGGTTTCAGCCTCAGTGAAAAATGCTTGTATATACCTGAGACTtaatgataaaagaaagataaaaaaaatagacgaacaaaaaaaacatctttcaaattttttcgtttatctgcttttttttaattgtttatgttttttttgttcgtctattcttttatatatgcAATAATGCGAATTTAGATAGTTAAGTATGTGTTGCGTAACTGTAAGAGATCTCTttgtattgtaaaaaaaaaaaaaaataggggaaagataatatacagggtgtcccagacataacgaaggatactgggaggataaaTAGAActaattgagacaagtagaaaagtcctgtatcattttgcaaaattttcaaccgttatttagaaaaaaattaaaatgtacaaattgtataggcataagagcgacaaggaagctacgcgtgagtgagcgtgacaagcgacggcgccattcctagccattcgtctgttgcgctcactcacgcgtagcttctttatcgctcttacgcctatacaatttatacattttaatttttttttcaataacggttgagaattttgcaaaatggtacgggacttttctacttgtctcaatcaattctatctatcctcccagtatccttcgttatgtctgggacaccctgtatacagagtgtcccgCCTTATATTGATAAACTCTTAGAGTTAGATAAGTCTTGTGGATACAAGTCAATAAGTCCTATGctattttgtacaattttcaaCCAtgtattgagaaaataattaaaatgtgtaacgtaagagcgacaaggaagctgcggacgagtaagcgcgacaggcgaatgactaggaatggcgccgtcgcctgtcgcgcttacTCGTTTAttcgtagcttccttgtcgcttttacgctagacaaattaattttttttttaataactatcgagatttttgcaaaatggtaaaggaTTTATTGatttgtatccacgagacctatctaactctgaaAGTTTGTCAATATGAGGTAGGACACACTGTATGTAGGTTAGCAAATGGTTATTTCGAGGGCGAGAAAAATTGCAGGATGGCCGAGTTGTAAGACTGTTATGATCGACACGCAATCGATCCGTGATGCCCCGAAAGAAAGGGAGCGATAGAACAGAAAAGCCGCGATCGATTCGCCGAAATAGCACGCCGACAcggggaaaaagaagaaaaacggaTCTGAGCGCGAGCAGGTGCGGCGAGACAACAGTCAGTCAGTCGGTCGAATTAGATTTTGTTGGAAATAGGTTTCAGCACATTACCGACTATTCCGAAAAATTATATGCAGGAGAAGATAATATTAGATAATAGTATCGAGGAATCCCTTTTGTTCAGTTGTTCGCACTGCGACGTTCTTTAGTCAGTCTGCCCTGTTGTAAGCCAAGCGCGCAATGCGCTCTGGTTGCAAAGAATTCTTCAATCGCCTTGGTACTTCGCAATAGGGCAAGGAACTCGGGATTATCGCCCTATGTTGACACAGGACGACGAACTTATAGGTACAATAATCAGCTGACGCGAGAGCAAAATAATTCCGCATGGTTGTTGAACCTTTTCGATTAACCACCGCGGCCGAAATTCGCTAAGGTTGCAGCACGGCAAAGTATATCAGCGACAACGCGGAAGCCGTCGCGGGCACTCTTAATACAAGTTCACGTGATGAGTATTTACTGATGGTTTGTAATAAGATATCGAGACGCAAGTAGATGTATAttgagcggttctggatcactacgtgttagtgtatccgtATGACCTAGGacaaggggtaatgacgtcacgcggggaaggggtgggtatttataaatcgcccctgtgtcggcgattctagaaacgaattgtttagaaaataataacaacatcgaaactctgaaatgtaatattattttttaaaatgataagcgcgtcgtcgcgcagcggcatgtttatgcggcatcgcgactttcaaaggaatcgcgattttttcaaaggagtcgcgatttttttcaaaggggtcgtgtggcgtcgcggcggcaacgggcggcggcggcggcggcggcggcaagcggcgggcggcggatcgcaaggtatcgcgctcatcgttccctctcgctcgcactcgttcgcgccgcctattgttcCCTCTcactcgcacccgttgaacgcaaagtatcGCGCGCCTATCGTCCCCTCTCGCTcacacccgttgaacgcacaagtatcgcgcgcccagcgtcccctctcgctcgcacccgttgaacgcaaagtatcGTGCGCCCATCGTTCTTTCTCGCTCACACCCGTTAAACGCACAAGTATCGTGCgccccatcgttccctctcgctcgcacccgttaaGCGCGCAAGTATCATCCTCCaactaaagattttttaaataatattcatgttgatccgttgcaacggatcaCGCTGTGATCTAGAAAGCAGGCAACCTCACTCATCTTATCGCTCCTCCGTTATCTTTAAATTCCTTAAGTGTAACTCTCTCGT
Encoded here:
- the LOC139113840 gene encoding uncharacterized protein — its product is MFEHFQHKCGYCGWIFRFSTNFLEHDCFKHYIEGEDKIFVDENYVVTLYELNESGHSPGAGFKPHIYYLIIEYLYLIITDGAKATESPANDSLDELLIGAVKTRKALYDFRLPAATRTNLRKNSLWKEVSNLLGGALNPEKAKARWKYLRDNYLKARKKMKSYIPSGSDSAAVNVKKTKFRFYDMMAFLSDVLETRQTVSSLSDLTNVNYETPHEENADLFQSRITIQESFQESMLSPTVQEISTSSSSSQNINETSKIPVKNTSRYLTKYIYITITLLNKNKSEGQLEAALLKALEVLPPAQTIDPPNTFLLHLGEMMQKLPLLERMRVEIDIFKLVADKLESCSNY